One genomic region from Nilaparvata lugens isolate BPH chromosome 3, ASM1435652v1, whole genome shotgun sequence encodes:
- the LOC111043454 gene encoding proteolipid protein 2 isoform X2 translates to MTEAFPGQHTTTTTVTQSNTTVQTDIRYDPFYIRTIPGMLKAAQIILNLLGFLTISVSGYSSLGRGSFFSSISGFGFWFTGILLVLYVFHVVEKFFAIPWLRIELVYCALWAVFYMIASTLCAANMSYSAAFACTALFGYCAMGVYGYDAFLKFKAVKSGEIAQGERHVAKTTSTVTSPAY, encoded by the exons ATGACGGAAGCATTTCCAGGCCAGCACACGACCACGACGACTGTGACTCAGTCCAACACAACGGTGCAGACCGACATTCGCTATGACCCCTTTTACATTCGCACCATTCCAGGAATGTTGAAGGCCGCTCAAATT ATACTGAATCTATTGGGCTTCCTAACAATATCCGTTTCGGGTTATTCATCTTTGGGACGAGGCAGTTTCTTCTCTAGTATATCAGGATTTGGATTCTGGTTTACAGGAATTCTACTTGTCCTATACGTATTTCACGTGGTGGAGAAGTTTTTCGCGATACCTTGGCTGAGAATA GAGTTAGTTTACTGTGCTCTGTGGGCAGTATTCTACATGATCGCTTCCACGCTATGTGCTGCCAACATGAGCTATTCCGCGGCTTTCGCATGCACTGCA CTATTTGGATACTGTGCGATGGGTGTATACGGATATGATGCATTCCTGAAATTCAAAGCAGTGAAGTCcggagaaatagcacaaggggAACGCCATGTAGCCAAGACCACCTCCACTGTCACTTCACCTGCCTACTAA